The genomic segment GAGGGCGCGGTGTTCTCGTTCACCTATCTGTCGTTCACCGGCACCGGCATGTTGATCGCGGCGCTGATCTCCGGCCTCCTGATGGGCGTATCGCCCGGCAGGATGGCGGCCGAGTATGGCCGCACCATCAAGGTCTGCGCGATCTCGCTGATCACCATCTCGGCGATGCTGGCGATCGGCACGTTGACCCGTCTGTCCGGCGTCGACGCGACGTTGGGCTTAGCCTTCGCGGCGACCGGCGTGTTGTATCCGTTCTTCGGCACGTTGCTCGGCTGGCTTGGCGTGGCGCTGACCGGATCGGACACCGCCTCCAATGTGCTGTTCGGCAATCTGCAGAAGATCACCTCCGAGCAGCTCGGCCTGTCTCCGATCCTGATGGGCGCCGCCAACTCATCCGGCGGTGTGATGGGCAAGATGATCGATGCTCAGTCGATCGTCGTCGCGTCGACCGCGACCAACTGGTACGGCCGCGAAGGCACGATCCTGCGCTACGTGTTCCTGCACTCGATTGCGCTCGCGTGTCTGGTCGGCGTGCTGGTGATGCTGCAGGCCTATGTCTATCCGTTCACCGCGATGGTCTTGAAGTAACGCAAGCCAGCGCTGAATTGCGCCAAAGCCCCGCGGTCTCGGTCGCGGGGCTTTTCGTTGCAGGCTTCTCTGGTGCCGCGGTCTGGCCAAGCCGGTGCGGTTCGCGATAAACAGCGGACCTTCCTGAACAACGGCCGAGGCACCATGCACTGTCAGTCGATCTTCCGTTTCGTCGCCATTGCCGTGGTGCTGGCAGCCAGCCTCTCGACGCCGTCGCTTGCGCAATCCGACCAGGAGTTTCCGTTCGGTCTGGAACTGACCTTGGATGCGCCGCCGAAGCCGGGTTCGAAGCGGATTCCGAATTTGGAAATCGGCGACCAGGGGAGCGTGCGGCTGGAGCTGTGGTGCAAGGGCGGCGTTGGGCAGTTCTCGGTCGCCGGCAGCACCGTGATCTTCATGCCGGGCGCGATCGAGGATCGCAATTGTCCGGCGGACCGCGCTCAGGCGGATGATGCGCTGGTCGCAGCGCTTGCCGCGGCGACCAGCTGGAGCCGGCAAGGCGATTTCGTGAACTTCACCGGTGGTCCGCAGCCGCTGCGGTTCCACCTCAACACGAACTAAGGCTATTTCCGATCCTGCAGGATCAGCTCGGCGCATCCTTCCGCCGCCTGCACCACGCCGCTGTAGCCGCCGATGCCCGCATAAGCCGACGACAGGTATAGGCCGGGCAGGGCTGTGCGCGGGGTGCGATAGGGCGCATCCGAGTTCGGCAGCAGCGGCGCAAAGCCGTAGACCGCGCCCTGCGGCGCGCCGAGATATTGCTGTACCGAGTAGGCGGTGTTGAACGCCGCCGCCGTCACCGCGCCGGCGAGGCCCGGATAGCTGCGGTCGAGATGAGAGAGGAGCGCCTGCTGCCAGCGGGCGCGCTTGGCCCGATAAGTATCCTGATCGAGGCCGTCCCAGTTCGACACCCGGTCGGGGCCAACCACCGACAGCACGTAAGGCGGCGACGGCACGCCGGAATCGATCGCGGTGTAGTCGGCGATCGCCAGCGGCGGCATCCGCGCA from the Rhodopseudomonas palustris genome contains:
- a CDS encoding META domain-containing protein gives rise to the protein MHCQSIFRFVAIAVVLAASLSTPSLAQSDQEFPFGLELTLDAPPKPGSKRIPNLEIGDQGSVRLELWCKGGVGQFSVAGSTVIFMPGAIEDRNCPADRAQADDALVAALAAATSWSRQGDFVNFTGGPQPLRFHLNTN